Below is a genomic region from Methanoregula sp..
CATGCCCACCGGCGTCCTTGCGGAACTCTCGGCAAAGATCTCCGAGCAGAATGCGATCATGGTCTCGATCCTTCTCTCAAAATTCAATGGGCAGCGTATCCATACGGGCGATCTCCTCGAACTCCCGATGCTCCTGAAACTCGGTATCCTGCCGGTCATTCACGGCACCCCCCCGTACGGGCTCTACGAGCACCCGGCCAGGAATGATCAGATCCCCCCGCACCGCACCGACACCGGCGCGTTCCTGATCGCAGAAGTGCTCGGTGCAAAGAGCTGCATCATCGGAAAGAACGTTGATGGGCTGTATATGGAAGACCCGAGAAAAAATCCCGACGCAGAGTTGATCCGGGATATTACGGCAAAGGAACTGATCAAGCTCGATCTCGAAGATCTGGTTGTCGAGCGGATGGTCGTTGAACTCCTCAACAATGCAGTCAACATCCGGGAAGTTCGGATCATCAACTGCCACAAACGCGGCAATATCGAAAAAGCGATCAACGGGAAAAATATCGGGACAATCATCCGGGCAGAGTAACCCGCTTCTCTTTTTTATCACCGGTGCGGCCGCGTAAAGGTGTGATACGACGACTGGCAGCCGCGTCCGGGAAATGACGACTAGGTCAGAAGTTCAGACATCGTGGCATGATGCCGGATACCGTACCAACCGGTTTTTTTTACCTGACCCGCCCGATTTTGTGGGCAGAATAGTGTTAATTTCTTGTTAATAAAAGGATTTTGTTAATTATTTTATTTTAACGAAAGCAGATCCCGCTTTAGATTTCATCGGGTATATTTTCCATCATGTAAAACAGTATCTCGCTGGTGGGAATACCCCCCTGGTGAACAGATTCAATAAACATTTCGTGTTAGTTAAAAGTATATAACCGAGAATTTTTATTTTTAAACAAAGTATGTTAACTGATCACCCATGGGTATCTGCACTGACATCATGCATGATTTTGTATTGCAGGAGATAAAGCACCTTTACTCCAGCTACGACGGCTGGAAGATAACCCTGAAAAAGAAGGGGACCGGATATGATACGATTGTTCTTGTTAAGCGGATGAACAACGGGTACCTGGAGATCGTCCGGATTCTGGTTACCTTTAAAAAAGAGGTTACCCTTGATATGATTGACGATCTTATCCGCCCGGAGCCGGTTTTTGACGGGACCATTCCGCGCTATGATTATGCGATCATCGTACCCGCATTTGCAGATACATCAAAGATGCCAAAAGATCTGAAAATTTTTGTCATGAAATCCTTTGCCTTTGACGGTAAGGAACTTACCTGGGTGAAAAAACCTGTCCGGAAAACATAAAAACCCCTGATGTCGTGCCCAAAATCTCCCCTTTTTTACCCGGCACTTACAGGAGGTAGCACTTCTTCCTGTCCCGGGGCAATCTGATAATCATTCAAATAAAAATGTTATTGGTCCGTTTGCGAGCCGGATATTACGGTTCATATCTTCTCATAATATTTCATCGAACCGCAGGCCCCGCAGCGATCCCCTTCGATCAGGTAATCCGGGACGGTCTCACCGCAGCAGGGACAGGTGACCGAAGACCATTTCTTCTTTTTTTTCACCGTGACCCGGACCCGCTCAAATGAGAGAATCTTTCGTCCGGCACGGAATATCTCGTCTTGCAAAACTCCTTTCATGGTATGTTTGTTGTAGGCCGGGCTATTTGCATACCAGGTATCGATCATGGAATATTTTTTCAGTTTCTCCAGATCCACGTACACCCGCACGGCATCTGCGGTTTCACTGTCGGCAGGAGCATTAAGCGTGATAGCAAATTTCCCGATGGGCACGACCCGGAGCCGGTTATTGCCGGTCGTGCAGCGGGCTATTACCTGCAGGGCATCCGGGAGACACTTGGGCGTCTCGCAGACCCCGTACAGTTTTTTATCCGCGGTTACCCCGAGCAGTTCCAGTGCATAATCCACCATGAATGCCCCGATGAGGACGCCGGGTGCCGGGTAGGTATGGAATTCTGACAGGCGGATGACCTCTTGCTGGAGTTCTGGCTGTACCCCGCATTTGTCCATACTGGCTTTCAGTGCATCGGGCATTTCTTCAGGGTGACCTGCTTGCATGATCCTACGTTAATTATTATCTGATAAACATGTTATGAAAAGTAACTGGTTTTAATAAACGCAGGATGCGGGATGATACACTGTTCACATTCCTCCGGCGTTTTTGTCTGTTCCAGAGACGGATGACGAGGAAAGCGATCTGGTCCGGGAAGGATAATAGCAAGCGGCAAGCACATCGTCGCCACAGGCACGACCGGCATCACCAACGGTTGTGGCGAGCGTTGACAGGGAGATTATTGAAACCGGAACATTGATGCCGAATGCAGCAACCATTGGTGGCGGGGCAAAGGCCAAACAGCTATAGGAACGCACGCTCCACCGGTCGACCTTTACTCCCATCTGGCCGAGCCGCGTGGCTACCTGCCCGCAGGTCATTGTCATTGCGAGCGTCCGGCAGAGATCTACGACCGGTGATCCCACCCGTGTCCCGGGATAGAATGGGTCATCAGGCATCCAGATCCGCCCGCAGTCCCGGCAGTACGACCGGTGAATGATCACCTCGACCGTATGGTCGCTTTCGTCAAAGAGAAGTGCGAACCGTTTAACCCGGGTGTCATAGCCTGACAGAGTACCGCCACAGGATCTGCACGACCCCCCTCCATGATATTCTGTTCTGTCACATACCTGGAGCGCCGTATGCACAACATGGGTAAGCATTGGCGGCAGGGGGCGTAACCTCACCGTGACAGCCCCCATCTGTACTGCATTTTACAGCGGGGAGTAATTCCCGGAATAATCGACTTGCACCCCACCCAACGCATATTCATGCCCGGAATCTGAAAAGCCCCCAGATAATCTCCGATAATAGGAGATTTTTCAGAATATATAAATATAGTGTTTACTTAGAACAATAATCAAGCAGAATTAATTTACTAATTTTGCTGGTACCGTCACGATAGGTGACGTGAGGTGTGTGCACGGATGCCACGGCCATTTTAGGCCGGAAGCACCCGTGAAGTTTGGTGATAGAATGAGTGATAGTTCAAGTACTCTTAAGTATGTACCGACGACCTGTCCGTACTGTGGGGTAGGCTGCGGTCTGAACCTCGTGGTGAATGAAGGGAAGCTTGTCGGTGTAGAACCCTATAAGCGAAGCCCGGTGAACGAAGGCAAGCTCTGCCCGAAGGGGATGACCTGCTGGGAACATGTCGGCAGTCCCGACCGGCTGACTAAGCCGAAGATCAAGAAGAACGGTAAGTTCGTGGACGCTACCTGGGAAGAAGCTATTGACCTGATTGCAAAGAAGTTTAAGGAAATCTCCGACAAGAACGGCCCCAAGTCCCTTGGTTTCCAGACCTCGTGCCGTACCGTCAACGAGGACTGCTATGCCCTGCAGAAGTTAGCGCGCGTGGGATTCCAGACCAACAACGTCGACAACTGTGCACGTATCTGCCACGGACCTTCTGTTGCGGGTCTCTCGCTCTCGTTCGGGTCCGGTGCGGCTACCAACACGTTCGAAGATGTCCTGAATTCCGACCTTATCATCATGTGGGGTTCCAACGCAGTCGAGGCTCACCCGCTTGCCGGGCGCCGCGTCATGCAGGCCAAGAAGAAAGGAATCAAGGTTATTGTTGTTGACCCGCGGTTCAGTGCAACGGCACGGATTGCGGACGAGTGGATCCGGTTCACTCCATCAACCCACATTGCGCTTGCCAACTCCATGATGTACTGGATCATCAAGGAAGGCCTCCAGAACACGGCGTTCATCAACGAGCGTACGAAAGGCTACGAGGACCTCAAGAAGACTGTCGAGAAGTATGCCGATGTCGAGGAGATCCACGGTGTCCCGCTCGAGACCGTCAAATCGTTAGCCCGCCAGTACGCAAAGGCAAAGAATGCGGTCATCATCTACTGCCTCGGCATCACCGAGTTAACCACCGGTACCGACAACGTCCGTTCAATGGGCAACCTCGCGCTGCTCACCGGCAATGTCGGCCGCCCCGGCGTCGGTGTCAACCCGCTTCGTGGCCAGAACAATGTGCAGGGCGCCTGCGATATGGGTGCATACCCGAACGTCTTCTCCGGCTACCAGGCTGTTGCAGTTGCTGACAACCGTGCCAAGATGGAGAAGGCATGGGGCATGAAGGAAGGTTCCCTGCCCGACTGGTATGGATCAACCCTGACCGAGCAGATCAATGACTGCGGCGCTGTTGTCAAGGCAATGTGGGTCCTGGGTCTGAACCCGGTGGTCTCCTACCCGGACTCGAACCATGTCATGAAGATGTTTGACAAACTCGACTTCCTCGTCATCCAGGATATCTTCTGGACCGAGAGCTGCGAGTATGCAGACGTTGTCCTGCCCGGCACCTGCTTTGCCGAGAAGGACGGGACGTTCACCAGCGGCGAGCGCCGTGTTAACCGTGTCCGGAAGGCTGTCGACGGCCCCGGCGAGTCGAAATACGACTGGGAGATCATCGGCATGGTTGCCAAGAAGATGGGTCTCAAGGGCTTTGACTGGAAGACAGCAAAGGATGTCTGGGACGACATGCGCTCAGTCACTCCCGGCCAGTTTGGTGTAACCTACGAGAAGATGGAAAAACCCGAATCAGTCCACTGGCCCTGCCCGGCCATCGATCACCCGGGAACTCCGATCCTCCACGTGGGGAAGTTCTCCGCAGCGGATGGCAAGGGCACCATGTTCGGTCTCGAGTACCGCCCACCAGCAGAAGTAGCGGATGCAGAGTATCCGTTCACGCTCATGACCGGGCGTGTGATCTTCCACTACCACACCAGGACCCAGACCGACCGTGCCAAACAACTGCATTATGAGGTACCAGCGTCCTATATCCAGATCAACACCATTGATGCAAAGAAACTCGGCATCAAGGAAAATGAGAAGATCAAGGTATCAAGCCGCCGTGGTGAAATTGAAACCCTCGCTCACGTATCCGATGACGTTGCACCTGGTGTTACGTACATGGCTATGCATTTCCACAAGGGGGCAAACACCCTAACCAACACTGCGCTCGACCCGCTCTCCAAGATGCCGGAACTGAAGCACTGTGCTATAAAGATCGAAAAGATTGCGGGGGCGAAGTAAATGGCAAAGAAAGGCGAAATGCTCTATGCATGGACCAATGATGCCGGCCTCTTAAAGAAGGCGGAATGCGGCGGTGCGGTCACCGAGCTTCTCAAGTATGCACTCGAGAGCAAGACCGTTGATGCAGTGCTTGCCGTAAAGCGTGGCATTGACCTGTACGACGCG
It encodes:
- the fdhF gene encoding formate dehydrogenase subunit alpha yields the protein MSDSSSTLKYVPTTCPYCGVGCGLNLVVNEGKLVGVEPYKRSPVNEGKLCPKGMTCWEHVGSPDRLTKPKIKKNGKFVDATWEEAIDLIAKKFKEISDKNGPKSLGFQTSCRTVNEDCYALQKLARVGFQTNNVDNCARICHGPSVAGLSLSFGSGAATNTFEDVLNSDLIIMWGSNAVEAHPLAGRRVMQAKKKGIKVIVVDPRFSATARIADEWIRFTPSTHIALANSMMYWIIKEGLQNTAFINERTKGYEDLKKTVEKYADVEEIHGVPLETVKSLARQYAKAKNAVIIYCLGITELTTGTDNVRSMGNLALLTGNVGRPGVGVNPLRGQNNVQGACDMGAYPNVFSGYQAVAVADNRAKMEKAWGMKEGSLPDWYGSTLTEQINDCGAVVKAMWVLGLNPVVSYPDSNHVMKMFDKLDFLVIQDIFWTESCEYADVVLPGTCFAEKDGTFTSGERRVNRVRKAVDGPGESKYDWEIIGMVAKKMGLKGFDWKTAKDVWDDMRSVTPGQFGVTYEKMEKPESVHWPCPAIDHPGTPILHVGKFSAADGKGTMFGLEYRPPAEVADAEYPFTLMTGRVIFHYHTRTQTDRAKQLHYEVPASYIQINTIDAKKLGIKENEKIKVSSRRGEIETLAHVSDDVAPGVTYMAMHFHKGANTLTNTALDPLSKMPELKHCAIKIEKIAGAK
- a CDS encoding uridylate kinase, yielding MKKRFELQSGLQGETLVRKGMMKTKRKASEQIRIAPDINIIKIGGHGAIDYGREVMHPLCEEIGTVSKKHKLLVVTGGGGRVRHIMDIGMDLGMPTGVLAELSAKISEQNAIMVSILLSKFNGQRIHTGDLLELPMLLKLGILPVIHGTPPYGLYEHPARNDQIPPHRTDTGAFLIAEVLGAKSCIIGKNVDGLYMEDPRKNPDAELIRDITAKELIKLDLEDLVVERMVVELLNNAVNIREVRIINCHKRGNIEKAINGKNIGTIIRAE
- a CDS encoding formylmethanofuran dehydrogenase subunit E family protein, with translation MQAGHPEEMPDALKASMDKCGVQPELQQEVIRLSEFHTYPAPGVLIGAFMVDYALELLGVTADKKLYGVCETPKCLPDALQVIARCTTGNNRLRVVPIGKFAITLNAPADSETADAVRVYVDLEKLKKYSMIDTWYANSPAYNKHTMKGVLQDEIFRAGRKILSFERVRVTVKKKKKWSSVTCPCCGETVPDYLIEGDRCGACGSMKYYEKI